Proteins co-encoded in one Pogoniulus pusillus isolate bPogPus1 chromosome 15, bPogPus1.pri, whole genome shotgun sequence genomic window:
- the LOC135181588 gene encoding uncharacterized protein LOC135181588 isoform X1: MVVGLATTLLWVLTIYGPGVLEIFRALPALQYRQEEEDEQERERRRLREALPPARPLEPMNTQEMENTFMSSWTDVRPCYTGHREEAEVALPDKDDQADVPASTTGGQVAALEEEPPVVKMDVEEIPAPETDVKQAPVAQTGTAADYSPAMIALARSLMALAVEVAIAEELCEDLETLDRQAPAVSSPPRSRRRFGAGILRRMSKGLRRAGRCFLCAFCMARAQRD, encoded by the exons ATGGTTGTGGGACTGGCGACaaccctgctgtgggtgcttacGATATATGGGCCTGGAGTGCTTGAG ATCTTTCGAGCTCTTCCTGCGCTGCAGTACcggcaggaagaggaggatgagcaggAACGAGAGAGGCGCAGGCTCCGAGAG GCCCTTCCTCCCGCTAGGCCCTTGGAGCCGATGAACACCCAGGAGATGGAAAACACCTTCATGTCCTCCTGGACTGATGTGCGCCCTTGCTACACTGGGCACCGAGAG GAGGCAGAAGTGGCCTTGCCTGACAAGGATGATCAGGCAGATGTCCCAGCAAGCACCACAGGTGGTCAGGTGGCAGCCCTGGAGGAAGAGCCACCTGTTGTGAAGATGGACGTGGAGGAGATACCTGCCCCAGAAACGGATGTGAAGCAGGCACCTGTGGCACagactggcacagcagcagactATAGCCCAGCTATGATTGCCTTAGCCCGGTCACTCATGGCACTGGCTGTGGAGGTGGCAATCGCTGAGGAGCTCTGTGAAGACCTGGAGACACTTGACAGGCAGGCCCCAGCTGTCAGCAGCCCCCCCCGTTCTCGACGCCGATTTGGGGCAGGCATCCTGAGGAGGATGAGCAAGGGACTGCGCAGGGCAGGCAGGTGCTTCCTCTGCGCCTTCTGCATGGCACGGGCACAACGGGACTAG
- the LOC135181588 gene encoding uncharacterized protein LOC135181588 isoform X2, translating into MVVGLATTLLWVLTIYGPGVLEIFRALPALQYRQEEEDEQERERRRLREEAEVALPDKDDQADVPASTTGGQVAALEEEPPVVKMDVEEIPAPETDVKQAPVAQTGTAADYSPAMIALARSLMALAVEVAIAEELCEDLETLDRQAPAVSSPPRSRRRFGAGILRRMSKGLRRAGRCFLCAFCMARAQRD; encoded by the exons ATGGTTGTGGGACTGGCGACaaccctgctgtgggtgcttacGATATATGGGCCTGGAGTGCTTGAG ATCTTTCGAGCTCTTCCTGCGCTGCAGTACcggcaggaagaggaggatgagcaggAACGAGAGAGGCGCAGGCTCCGAGAG GAGGCAGAAGTGGCCTTGCCTGACAAGGATGATCAGGCAGATGTCCCAGCAAGCACCACAGGTGGTCAGGTGGCAGCCCTGGAGGAAGAGCCACCTGTTGTGAAGATGGACGTGGAGGAGATACCTGCCCCAGAAACGGATGTGAAGCAGGCACCTGTGGCACagactggcacagcagcagactATAGCCCAGCTATGATTGCCTTAGCCCGGTCACTCATGGCACTGGCTGTGGAGGTGGCAATCGCTGAGGAGCTCTGTGAAGACCTGGAGACACTTGACAGGCAGGCCCCAGCTGTCAGCAGCCCCCCCCGTTCTCGACGCCGATTTGGGGCAGGCATCCTGAGGAGGATGAGCAAGGGACTGCGCAGGGCAGGCAGGTGCTTCCTCTGCGCCTTCTGCATGGCACGGGCACAACGGGACTAG
- the BPGM gene encoding bisphosphoglycerate mutase encodes MAKYRLVLLRHGEGAWTKENRFCSWVDQKLSSDGIKEAQNCGKHLKALGFEFDLVFTSVLSRSIQTAWLILQEMGQEWVPIQSSWRLNERHYGALIGLNRAEMALNHGEEQVKIWRRSYDVTPPPITESHPYYEEIYNDRRYKCSDVSQDNLPKAESLKDVLDRLLPYWNEKIVPELRSGKMILISAHGNSSRALLKHVEGISDEDIINVTLPTGVPILLELDEDLHPLGPHQFLGDQEAIQAAIKKVEDQGKVKSAEK; translated from the exons atggccAAGTACAGACTTGTTCTCTTAAGACATGGAGAAGGAGCCTGGACCAAGGAGAATCGTTTTTGCAGCTGGGTGGACCAGAAGCTGAGCAGTGATGGGATAAAGGAAGCTCAGAACTGTGGCAAACACCTCAAAGCCCTGGGCTTTGAGTTTGACCTTGTCTTTACCTCTGTACTCAGCCGCTCCATCCAGACTGCATGGCTTATCCTGCAAGAGATGGGCCAGGAGTGGGTCCCCATTCAGAGTTCCTGGCGACTGAATGAGCGCCACTATGGTGCACTGATCGGGCTCAACAGAGCAGAAATGGCTCTTAATCATGGGGAGGAGCAAGTGAAAATATGGAGGAGAAGCTATGATGTTACCCCACCTCCCATAACTGAATCTCATCCTTACTATGAAGAGATCTACAACGATCGCCGATATAAATGCAGTGATGTGTCTCAGGATAATCTCCCAAAGGCTGAAAGTCTCAAAGATGTGCTTGATAGACTCCTTCCCTACTGGAATGAAAAGATAGTGCCAGAACTGAGAAGTGGCAAAATGATCCTTATCTCTGCTCAtggtaacagcagcagggcattGCTGAAGCATGTGGAAG GTATCTCTGACGAGGATATCATCAATGTTACTCTCCCCACTGGTGTGCCCATACTCCTTGAACTTGATGAGGATCTGCACCCTTTGGGCCCTCACCAGTTTCTAGGTGATCAGGAAGCTATCCAAGCTGCTATCAAAAAAGTGGAAGATCAAGGGAAAGTAAAATCTGCTGAGAAGTAA